A stretch of the Halomonas sp. BDJS001 genome encodes the following:
- the ruvA gene encoding Holliday junction branch migration protein RuvA, whose protein sequence is MIGRLSGQLVAKQPPWIMIDVHGVGYELETSMNTLVALPALNESVSLFTHLTIRDDAHLLYGFGREHERALFRALIKVNGVGPKLALAILSGMDEDAFMRCVRDDDSKALTTLPGVGKKTAERLIIEMRDRFPEWEDGSNALLPLESTNGRASARNNLADAEAALVSLGYKLTEASKMLADIDPNQSTEALIKAALTQRMSG, encoded by the coding sequence ATGATTGGACGTCTGAGTGGCCAGCTAGTGGCAAAGCAACCTCCCTGGATTATGATCGATGTTCACGGTGTAGGTTATGAGCTGGAAACCTCAATGAATACGCTGGTCGCGCTTCCTGCGCTGAACGAGAGCGTTTCGTTATTCACTCATCTAACCATTCGTGATGATGCCCACCTACTGTATGGGTTTGGCCGGGAGCACGAGCGTGCGCTGTTTCGTGCCTTGATCAAGGTCAATGGTGTCGGGCCCAAGCTAGCACTCGCCATACTGTCGGGTATGGATGAAGATGCCTTTATGCGTTGCGTGCGCGATGACGACAGCAAAGCGCTGACAACGCTGCCAGGGGTGGGTAAGAAAACCGCTGAGCGGCTGATAATTGAAATGCGTGACCGTTTCCCCGAGTGGGAAGATGGCAGCAACGCGCTACTTCCCCTCGAATCAACCAATGGTCGTGCCTCTGCCCGCAATAATCTTGCCGATGCGGAAGCTGCGTTAGTCAGCTTGGGGTATAAACTGACTGAGGCGTCGAAAATGCTCGCCGATATCGATCCCAATCAGTCTACCGAAGCGCTGATTAAAGCCGCGCTCACCCAGCGCATGAGTGGCTAA
- the ruvB gene encoding Holliday junction branch migration DNA helicase RuvB: MLEHDRLIAAEPEQGEGRIDYAIRPKRLDDYIGQPRVREQLEIFIGAARLREESLDHTLVFGPPGLGKTTLAHIIATEMGVGMKSTSGPVLERAGDLAAMLTNLEPGDVLFIDEIHRLSPVVEEVLYPAMEDFQLDIMIGEGPAARSIKLDLPRFTLVGATTRAGLLTSPLRDRFGIVQRLEFYNLEELTEIVSRSARLLGVETSHDGAIEVARRSRGTPRIANRLLRRVRDYAEMKGNGMVDVAMADAALNMLNVDHHGLDHMDRRLLLAMIDKFDGGPVGIDSLAAAISEERDTIEDVIEPYLIQQGLMMRTPRGRVVTRQAWLHFERVPHEQATDMEGERRP; encoded by the coding sequence ATGTTAGAACACGATCGGCTGATCGCCGCTGAGCCTGAACAGGGGGAGGGGCGCATTGACTACGCTATTCGCCCCAAGCGGCTGGATGATTATATTGGCCAGCCGCGCGTGCGTGAACAACTGGAAATCTTTATCGGCGCCGCCCGGCTGCGTGAAGAGAGCCTGGATCACACTCTGGTATTTGGCCCCCCAGGGCTAGGTAAAACGACCCTTGCGCATATTATTGCCACCGAGATGGGCGTCGGGATGAAGTCGACTTCCGGCCCTGTGCTTGAACGTGCCGGCGATTTAGCCGCCATGCTGACCAACTTAGAGCCTGGCGATGTACTTTTTATCGATGAAATTCATCGCCTCTCGCCGGTGGTAGAGGAAGTGCTCTATCCGGCGATGGAGGATTTCCAGCTCGATATCATGATAGGGGAAGGGCCAGCGGCGCGCTCGATCAAGCTGGATCTCCCACGCTTTACGCTGGTAGGGGCCACGACCCGGGCAGGGCTATTGACCTCCCCATTGCGTGATCGGTTTGGTATCGTTCAACGGCTGGAGTTTTATAATCTTGAAGAGCTGACGGAAATCGTCTCGCGTTCGGCGCGCCTATTAGGCGTTGAAACCAGCCATGATGGTGCCATTGAAGTCGCCAGGCGCTCAAGGGGCACGCCGCGAATTGCCAATCGATTGCTGCGCCGGGTGCGGGATTACGCCGAAATGAAAGGTAACGGCATGGTCGATGTCGCCATGGCCGATGCGGCGCTCAATATGCTCAACGTGGATCACCACGGCTTGGATCATATGGATCGGCGGCTACTGTTGGCCATGATCGATAAGTTTGACGGTGGGCCAGTGGGCATTGACTCACTTGCCGCTGCCATTAGTGAGGAGCGTGACACCATCGAAGATGTCATTGAACCCTATCTTATTCAACAGGGCTTAATGATGCGCACCCCCCGGGGCCGGGTAGTGACCCGCCAGGCGTGGCTGCACTTTGAGCGAGTGCCCCACGAGCAAGCAACCGATATGGAAGGAGAGCGCCGTCCGTGA
- the ybgC gene encoding tol-pal system-associated acyl-CoA thioesterase — translation MSGNSLSESYRLPLRVYMEDTDAGGIVYYVNYLKFMERARSEWLRQLGLNQQTLLDEGTQLVVYRLACHYAKPASLDDALEISARVTDVGRCRMTFEQQVWRGEELLCSATVEIACLSSERLRPKPWPASLKVLIRAS, via the coding sequence GTGAGTGGCAACAGCCTAAGCGAAAGCTATCGCCTGCCGCTGCGCGTTTATATGGAAGATACTGACGCAGGCGGTATTGTCTACTACGTTAACTACTTGAAGTTTATGGAGCGTGCCCGCAGCGAATGGCTTCGCCAGTTAGGCCTTAATCAGCAAACGTTGCTAGACGAAGGTACACAGCTAGTGGTATACCGCTTGGCCTGCCACTACGCGAAACCGGCCTCGCTAGACGACGCGTTGGAAATTAGTGCCCGCGTGACTGATGTTGGGCGCTGTCGGATGACGTTTGAACAGCAAGTTTGGCGTGGAGAGGAACTCCTTTGCTCTGCCACAGTCGAGATAGCTTGCTTGAGCAGCGAGCGTTTACGGCCAAAGCCATGGCCTGCATCGCTTAAAGTTTTGATTCGGGCCTCTTAA
- the tolQ gene encoding protein TolQ, giving the protein MNDNTMSIPHLIMNASTVVQLVMLLLLVGSILSWVVIFQRSIALSRAKKEYNQFEESFWSGVDLNELYREIPADDPRHGAEHIFQAGFREFNRLMPKTRDPDTVLEGVQRSMRVAWSREEDRLTQHLVFLATVASASPYIGLFGTVWGIMGSFQALSLTQQATLATVAPWIAEALIATAMGLFAAIPAVIFYNRLSNSSSRLLGKYEDFAEEFHAILHRNLQGRDGKPSAS; this is encoded by the coding sequence GTGAACGATAACACCATGTCCATTCCCCATTTGATAATGAATGCCAGTACTGTGGTGCAACTGGTAATGCTGCTACTGCTGGTGGGGTCGATCCTCTCGTGGGTAGTGATTTTTCAGCGCAGTATTGCGCTGAGCCGTGCTAAAAAAGAGTACAACCAGTTTGAGGAGTCTTTTTGGTCTGGTGTCGACTTAAACGAGCTCTACCGTGAGATTCCGGCCGATGACCCGCGCCATGGCGCTGAACACATTTTTCAAGCCGGTTTTCGCGAGTTTAACCGTTTGATGCCTAAAACCCGTGATCCGGATACCGTGCTGGAGGGTGTTCAGCGCAGCATGCGGGTCGCGTGGTCACGGGAAGAGGATCGCTTAACTCAACACTTGGTGTTTCTAGCTACGGTAGCCTCAGCCAGCCCCTATATCGGCCTGTTCGGCACTGTGTGGGGGATTATGGGCTCATTCCAGGCGCTATCGCTAACCCAGCAAGCGACCCTTGCCACCGTGGCCCCCTGGATTGCTGAAGCGCTTATTGCCACCGCCATGGGCCTATTTGCGGCGATTCCAGCGGTAATTTTCTATAACCGTCTTTCCAACTCATCTTCTCGCCTGCTGGGCAAATATGAAGACTTTGCTGAAGAATTTCACGCTATCCTGCACCGCAACTTGCAAGGTCGTGACGGCAAACCGAGCGCCAGCTAA
- the tolR gene encoding protein TolR gives MQGPFNRSGKSKPMAEINVVPFIDIMLVLLVVFMITAPMLTQGVQVELPQVTSQPIDTQEDNDPIIISVDGDGGYFITLGEDSTSVTLEEMASRVTTILERRPGTPVMVRGDRNVAYGQIVVLMSTLQGAGVANVGLLSEPPQDG, from the coding sequence ATGCAAGGACCATTCAATCGTAGCGGTAAAAGCAAGCCAATGGCGGAGATTAATGTTGTCCCCTTCATTGACATCATGTTGGTACTGCTGGTGGTCTTTATGATCACCGCGCCCATGCTGACCCAGGGCGTACAAGTTGAGTTGCCGCAAGTCACTTCCCAGCCCATTGATACCCAGGAAGATAATGATCCTATCATTATCTCGGTCGATGGCGACGGTGGGTATTTCATTACGCTGGGGGAAGACTCCACCTCGGTCACGCTGGAGGAGATGGCGTCAAGAGTGACCACGATTCTTGAGCGGCGTCCAGGTACGCCGGTCATGGTTCGTGGTGACCGCAACGTGGCCTACGGACAGATCGTCGTGTTGATGAGCACTCTGCAAGGCGCCGGCGTTGCTAACGTGGGGCTGCTTTCTGAGCCGCCGCAAGATGGGTAA
- the tolA gene encoding cell envelope integrity protein TolA, with protein MSLKSPRDPQDVGYKWPTVLAIGVHVAIVAFSLISLPSRDAEPDSSSIVQATLVSTETFTDQAQQTTEEQAAMNAPAEAPTEPDAPEEPSASEEQAAAEEQAAEEAAQQAAEAEAEALEEARAAAEAEAQRRAEEAAAQAERQAAEAAEREAEAEAAAQRQREVEEAQRQQEAAEQQRREEEEAARQREAEEQQRREAEEAERQREAAEQQRREEEEAARQREAEEQRLREQEEAQREREAEAQRQREAEEQQRREAEAERQREAAEAAEAAMQRQLAGEAEAAANAQQAEQAANNFSNIMKRAIEQAWIIPAGSSDSMRASVNVRLGPSGEVLLVNVTSSSGDNAFDQSIIQAVEQAAPFSELLQLTDAQQREIRRNITLNFSPGGVR; from the coding sequence ATGTCACTGAAATCCCCGCGCGATCCCCAAGATGTCGGCTATAAGTGGCCTACTGTTCTGGCGATAGGCGTGCACGTCGCGATTGTTGCATTTAGCTTGATCAGCCTGCCCAGTAGGGACGCAGAGCCTGACAGCTCTTCGATTGTGCAGGCTACGCTAGTCAGTACCGAAACTTTTACCGACCAGGCTCAGCAGACAACAGAAGAGCAAGCGGCCATGAACGCGCCTGCCGAAGCGCCCACTGAGCCCGACGCGCCGGAAGAGCCTTCAGCCAGTGAAGAGCAGGCTGCCGCCGAGGAGCAAGCGGCAGAAGAAGCAGCCCAGCAAGCGGCGGAAGCTGAAGCAGAAGCGTTAGAAGAAGCACGGGCCGCGGCGGAGGCTGAGGCCCAGCGCCGGGCTGAAGAGGCGGCGGCTCAAGCTGAGCGACAGGCGGCAGAAGCGGCTGAACGTGAAGCCGAAGCGGAAGCGGCCGCGCAGCGCCAGCGTGAAGTGGAAGAGGCGCAGCGCCAGCAGGAAGCCGCAGAGCAGCAGCGCCGTGAAGAGGAGGAGGCAGCTCGTCAGCGCGAAGCCGAAGAGCAGCAGCGCCGTGAGGCGGAAGAAGCTGAACGCCAGCGTGAAGCGGCAGAGCAGCAGCGCCGTGAAGAAGAGGAGGCCGCGCGTCAACGCGAGGCTGAAGAGCAGCGCCTTCGAGAGCAGGAGGAGGCTCAGCGGGAGCGCGAGGCAGAAGCGCAACGCCAGCGTGAAGCCGAAGAGCAGCAGCGTCGTGAAGCAGAGGCCGAGCGGCAGCGCGAAGCAGCGGAAGCTGCAGAAGCGGCCATGCAGCGCCAACTGGCCGGTGAGGCCGAAGCGGCAGCCAATGCCCAGCAAGCTGAGCAGGCGGCCAATAATTTCAGTAACATAATGAAACGAGCTATTGAACAAGCTTGGATAATTCCCGCCGGATCGAGTGATAGTATGCGGGCTTCCGTTAATGTGCGTCTGGGGCCGTCGGGGGAGGTATTATTAGTAAACGTAACATCATCAAGTGGCGATAATGCCTTTGACCAATCCATTATTCAGGCGGTCGAGCAAGCGGCACCGTTTTCTGAGCTACTACAGTTAACAGACGCTCAACAGCGCGAAATCCGACGCAATATCACTTTGAACTTTTCCCCAGGGGGAGTCCGTTGA
- the tolB gene encoding Tol-Pal system beta propeller repeat protein TolB, translating into MQTQVLKKFWLLCLLITFSSVASANLTIEITRGSDQALPIGVVPFAGSDGLPEDVAQIVQDDLERSGYFAPLERSAMFEQPSQSDDVQFGTWRSLDVRYLVVGRAAQTDGGFELQFELMDISGQRRMIGETVTVRGNDLRGAAHYISDQIFEEITDIRGAFSTKIAYVTAQGIGDNMQFGLYVADADGRRSEQVLTSDEPIMSPAWSPDGTKLAYVSFETERPAIYIQDVATGQRVQATSFDGINGAPAWSPDGRRIAMSLSKDGQPEIYIMDVANRSVERITNNNSIDTEPAWAPDGRSLLFTSDRSGGPQLYQYTLGGGEAQRLTFTGNYNARGRYSPDGEQIFLIHRSSRGYQVARQDLNGDRLVVLSESTRDESPSVAPNGTMVIFATQQGNSGVLSAVSADGRSSFRLPSAQGDVRDPAWSPFLN; encoded by the coding sequence ATGCAAACTCAAGTGTTAAAAAAGTTTTGGTTATTATGCTTGCTGATCACTTTTAGCAGTGTGGCTAGCGCTAACTTAACCATTGAGATCACGCGGGGCAGTGATCAGGCGTTGCCGATAGGGGTAGTACCATTCGCTGGCTCAGACGGCCTGCCTGAAGATGTCGCCCAGATTGTCCAGGATGACCTTGAACGCAGTGGCTATTTTGCTCCTCTCGAGCGTAGCGCTATGTTTGAGCAGCCGAGCCAATCTGACGATGTGCAATTTGGCACATGGCGTTCGCTTGACGTTCGCTACCTTGTGGTCGGTCGGGCGGCACAAACTGACGGCGGCTTCGAACTACAGTTCGAACTGATGGATATTAGCGGACAGCGCCGGATGATAGGTGAGACCGTAACGGTTCGGGGCAATGATCTGCGTGGCGCTGCCCACTACATCAGTGATCAAATCTTTGAAGAGATTACCGATATCCGTGGTGCATTCTCCACCAAAATTGCTTACGTCACAGCCCAAGGTATCGGTGACAATATGCAGTTTGGTCTTTACGTTGCCGATGCTGATGGTCGCCGCAGTGAGCAGGTGTTGACCTCAGATGAACCGATCATGTCTCCCGCTTGGTCACCTGATGGTACCAAGCTCGCCTATGTCTCTTTTGAGACTGAGCGTCCGGCAATCTATATTCAGGATGTGGCCACCGGCCAGCGCGTGCAAGCGACCTCATTCGATGGCATAAATGGTGCGCCAGCGTGGTCACCGGATGGACGACGTATTGCCATGTCGCTGTCTAAAGATGGTCAGCCTGAAATTTACATTATGGATGTTGCCAACCGTTCCGTTGAGCGCATTACCAATAACAACAGCATTGACACGGAACCCGCTTGGGCGCCGGATGGGCGCAGCCTGTTGTTTACTTCGGATCGCAGCGGCGGCCCACAGCTGTACCAGTACACGCTGGGTGGTGGAGAGGCTCAGCGCCTGACATTTACCGGTAATTACAATGCCCGCGGACGCTATTCTCCGGATGGCGAGCAGATATTCTTGATTCACCGCTCTAGCCGAGGTTACCAAGTAGCGAGGCAGGATCTAAACGGTGATCGCTTGGTGGTGTTGAGTGAATCAACAAGAGATGAATCTCCTAGTGTTGCGCCGAACGGGACCATGGTAATCTTCGCTACCCAACAGGGTAATAGTGGGGTGCTAAGTGCTGTGTCTGCCGATGGCCGTTCTTCATTCAGGCTGCCATCAGCACAAGGCGATGTTCGTGATCCAGCTTGGTCACCCTTCTTAAATTGA
- the pal gene encoding peptidoglycan-associated lipoprotein Pal has product MQIKPLARSLAAALSIVVIAGCSSTGGTQDGDSYGSQDGSTTGSSTSGTGTGSQYGSTSGSGAGQQADSRIPEVRTIYFDFDRDTIKSEYESVVMAHARYLRANPNAQVVLHGHTDERGTREYNMALGERRANAVQRFLNIQGVSSSQMSVVSYGEERPAVNGQDESAYAQNRRVVFNY; this is encoded by the coding sequence ATGCAAATTAAACCGTTGGCTCGCTCATTAGCAGCAGCGCTATCTATCGTGGTAATTGCTGGCTGTTCCAGCACCGGCGGAACCCAAGACGGTGACTCGTACGGTAGCCAGGATGGCAGCACGACCGGTTCCAGCACCTCGGGTACAGGCACTGGCAGTCAGTATGGCTCTACTTCTGGTTCCGGTGCTGGTCAGCAGGCTGATTCACGCATTCCAGAAGTACGCACGATCTATTTCGATTTTGATCGCGATACGATCAAAAGTGAGTACGAATCTGTGGTAATGGCTCATGCACGCTACTTACGTGCTAACCCTAATGCCCAGGTGGTTCTCCATGGACATACGGATGAGCGTGGTACCCGTGAGTACAACATGGCACTTGGTGAGCGTCGTGCTAACGCCGTGCAGCGTTTCCTAAACATTCAGGGTGTATCTTCTTCACAAATGAGCGTGGTTAGCTATGGTGAAGAGCGTCCGGCCGTCAACGGTCAAGACGAGAGTGCCTACGCTCAGAACCGTCGTGTTGTGTTTAACTACTAA
- the ybgF gene encoding tol-pal system protein YbgF encodes MNYSLKRYIGRLCGSGAIALPLSVLSLTATAQQPLVQDLSNSSTNASNSSFYQQTQRQEASSGNLVLFNQVQEHQQEIQQLRGQIEELRHQLEQLRRQSQQQYLDIEDRLMSSGPTQIEQSTPAVEPEAAEEVVNAPSSRNVSEDAQADYQAAFAHVQARRFDEAIAAFEAFVSDHPDTSLTANGHYWLGELYAAEGELDAADQAFSRVIEEYSGSSKVPDAMYKLGLVKARKGEAERSRALLEQVRDDYPQSSAAGLANDFLRQSAS; translated from the coding sequence ATGAATTACAGTCTCAAGCGTTACATTGGGAGGCTGTGCGGTTCGGGAGCCATTGCGCTCCCGCTGTCCGTATTGTCTCTAACGGCCACCGCCCAACAGCCGCTCGTGCAAGATCTCTCTAACTCTTCCACTAACGCTTCCAACAGTAGCTTCTACCAGCAGACGCAGCGGCAGGAAGCGTCAAGCGGCAATCTTGTACTGTTTAACCAGGTGCAGGAGCACCAGCAGGAGATCCAGCAGCTACGTGGGCAGATTGAAGAGTTGCGCCACCAGTTGGAACAGCTGCGTCGCCAATCGCAGCAGCAGTATCTCGACATTGAAGATCGCCTTATGAGCAGCGGCCCAACTCAGATCGAGCAGTCAACCCCAGCGGTAGAGCCTGAAGCCGCCGAGGAAGTTGTCAATGCACCTTCTAGCCGCAATGTCAGTGAAGACGCCCAAGCCGATTATCAAGCGGCCTTTGCGCATGTTCAGGCACGTCGTTTTGACGAAGCGATTGCGGCCTTTGAAGCCTTTGTGAGCGACCATCCTGATACGAGCCTAACGGCTAATGGCCACTACTGGCTGGGTGAGCTATATGCGGCAGAGGGCGAGTTGGATGCCGCCGACCAGGCGTTTAGCCGCGTGATCGAGGAGTATAGCGGCAGCAGTAAAGTACCGGATGCGATGTATAAGTTAGGCTTGGTAAAGGCGCGTAAAGGCGAAGCAGAACGCAGCCGTGCGTTGCTTGAGCAAGTGCGCGATGATTATCCGCAAAGTAGTGCGGCAGGCCTTGCTAACGATTTCTTACGCCAATCAGCAAGTTAA
- a CDS encoding YciK family oxidoreductase, with the protein MSCKIDYQPAPNLLENRIVLVTGAGDGIGRAAALSYAQHGATVILLGRTIAKLERVYDEIEAVGGPQPAIFPLNFEGATLKDFHDMAETLDKEFGRLDGLLHNAGLLGRITPFEQYNPELWQQVMQVNINGPIWMTQALLPLLQASDDASVIFTSSSVGRKGRAYWGAYSVSKFATEGFVEVLADELDNQSNIRVNSLNPGATRTQMRRTAFPGEDPSTLRTPEDIMPTYLWLMGPDSAGTSGHKIDAQPPRV; encoded by the coding sequence ATGAGCTGCAAGATCGACTATCAACCAGCGCCCAACCTATTGGAAAATCGCATCGTGTTGGTAACCGGCGCAGGGGACGGCATTGGCCGTGCGGCAGCGTTGAGCTATGCCCAGCACGGTGCAACGGTGATTCTGTTGGGGCGCACTATTGCCAAGTTAGAGCGTGTCTATGATGAAATCGAAGCGGTCGGTGGCCCACAGCCAGCGATTTTTCCGCTTAACTTTGAGGGCGCCACACTAAAAGATTTCCATGATATGGCGGAGACGCTGGATAAAGAGTTTGGGCGCTTGGATGGTTTGCTGCATAACGCCGGGTTATTAGGTCGCATCACACCCTTTGAGCAGTACAATCCCGAGCTTTGGCAGCAGGTTATGCAGGTCAATATTAATGGCCCCATCTGGATGACTCAGGCACTACTGCCTCTGCTACAGGCATCTGATGATGCGTCGGTTATTTTTACCTCCTCCAGCGTTGGCCGCAAAGGTCGCGCCTATTGGGGCGCTTACTCCGTGTCCAAGTTTGCTACCGAAGGTTTTGTAGAGGTGCTGGCCGACGAGTTGGATAATCAGTCCAACATCCGGGTTAATTCGCTCAATCCGGGGGCGACGCGTACTCAAATGCGGCGTACCGCGTTTCCCGGCGAAGACCCTTCCACGCTTCGCACGCCGGAAGACATTATGCCGACCTACTTGTGGCTTATGGGGCCAGACAGTGCAGGCACCAGCGGCCACAAAATTGATGCCCAGCCGCCCCGGGTATAG
- the ubiG gene encoding bifunctional 2-polyprenyl-6-hydroxyphenol methylase/3-demethylubiquinol 3-O-methyltransferase UbiG encodes MQATPQDSTAGHYQGNVDAGEVAKFEALASRWWDPQGEFKPLHEINPLRLDFIDARAGLAGKKVLDVGCGGGILSESMANRGAKVTGIDLGEAPLAVARLHAEERGVEIDYQHISVEAMAAQKPGFYDAVTCMEMLEHVPNPASVIRACSTLVRPGGFVFFSTLNRTAKSYAFAILGAEYVLRLLPRGTHNYAKFIRPSEMAAWSRESGLEVREQTGLTYNPLTRHYRLVSHDVSVNYMMYCRKVSD; translated from the coding sequence ATGCAAGCGACACCACAGGATAGCACTGCTGGTCACTATCAAGGCAACGTCGATGCAGGCGAAGTCGCTAAATTTGAAGCGCTCGCCAGCCGCTGGTGGGATCCGCAAGGGGAATTTAAACCGCTCCACGAAATTAATCCCCTGCGCCTCGACTTTATTGATGCTCGAGCAGGGCTGGCGGGAAAAAAAGTGCTGGATGTAGGTTGTGGCGGTGGCATTTTAAGTGAGTCCATGGCCAACCGCGGGGCTAAAGTGACGGGCATTGATCTGGGTGAAGCGCCATTAGCCGTCGCCAGATTGCATGCGGAAGAGCGCGGCGTTGAGATTGATTACCAACACATCAGCGTAGAGGCTATGGCAGCTCAAAAGCCGGGGTTTTACGATGCAGTGACCTGCATGGAGATGCTTGAGCATGTCCCCAACCCGGCATCCGTCATTCGCGCCTGTAGCACCCTGGTTCGCCCAGGTGGCTTTGTATTTTTCTCTACGCTAAACCGCACCGCCAAATCTTACGCGTTTGCCATTTTGGGCGCTGAGTATGTGCTAAGGCTGCTCCCCCGGGGCACGCATAACTATGCGAAATTTATTCGCCCTTCAGAAATGGCGGCCTGGTCTCGAGAAAGTGGCTTAGAAGTACGTGAGCAGACAGGCCTAACCTACAATCCGCTAACCCGCCACTACCGCCTGGTCAGCCATGATGTTTCGGTCAATTACATGATGTACTGCCGTAAGGTGAGCGACTAA